The Pedobacter mucosus genome window below encodes:
- a CDS encoding phage holin family protein: MDQRNTNDFAALWTEVKTNLELRGEYIKVKAVQQVSEIAADVITNTFVIICFILAFLFGSITLGFFLSDLLKSYALGFGGLTIFYVLLATVVFGSRSRFIEKALVNLAIRKYFNKYYKEDEDEKA, from the coding sequence ATGGATCAAAGAAATACCAACGACTTCGCTGCTTTGTGGACAGAAGTAAAAACGAACTTAGAGCTTCGTGGAGAATATATAAAGGTGAAAGCTGTACAGCAAGTTTCTGAAATCGCTGCAGATGTTATTACTAATACATTTGTTATAATTTGTTTCATCCTCGCTTTTTTATTTGGATCAATAACCTTAGGATTTTTCTTGTCAGATCTTTTAAAAAGTTATGCTTTAGGCTTTGGAGGATTAACGATATTTTATGTGCTTTTAGCAACGGTCGTATTTGGCAGTAGATCTAGATTTATAGAAAAAGCTTTGGTTAATCTAGCAATTCGTAAATATTTTAATAAATACTACAAAGAAGACGAGGATGAAAAAGCGTGA
- a CDS encoding carbon-nitrogen hydrolase, with translation MKKVKVGLVQMSCTKDKQENLDKAINKVREAAAKGAQIVCLQELFTSLYFCDVEDYDNFDLAEAIPGPSTDALQVVAKELGVVIIASLFEKRAEGLYHNTTAVLDADGSYLGKYRKMHIPDDPAFYEKFYFTPGDLGYKVFETKFAKIGILICWDQWYPEASRITALMGADIMFYPTAIGWATDQDEETNKDQYDAWQTIQRSHSVANGVPVVSVNRVGFEQEGAMKFWGGSFATNAQGKLLYLASHDNEETEVVELDLDQSDFMRKHWPFLRDRRIDSYQPITKRYIDGD, from the coding sequence ATGAAGAAAGTAAAAGTTGGCTTGGTGCAAATGAGTTGTACTAAAGATAAGCAGGAAAATTTAGATAAGGCGATTAATAAAGTAAGAGAAGCTGCGGCAAAGGGTGCGCAAATTGTTTGTTTACAAGAACTTTTTACATCTCTATACTTTTGTGATGTTGAAGATTACGACAATTTTGATTTAGCTGAAGCCATTCCGGGTCCATCTACCGATGCTTTACAAGTTGTGGCAAAAGAATTGGGCGTTGTTATTATTGCATCTTTATTTGAGAAACGTGCTGAAGGTTTATACCACAATACCACTGCTGTATTAGATGCTGATGGTTCATATTTGGGTAAATATCGTAAAATGCATATTCCAGATGATCCTGCTTTTTACGAAAAATTTTACTTCACACCTGGTGATCTTGGCTACAAAGTTTTTGAAACAAAGTTCGCTAAAATCGGTATTTTAATTTGTTGGGATCAATGGTACCCTGAAGCTTCCCGAATTACTGCTTTAATGGGCGCAGATATTATGTTTTATCCAACCGCAATTGGTTGGGCAACTGATCAGGATGAAGAAACAAATAAAGATCAGTATGATGCTTGGCAAACGATTCAACGTTCACATTCAGTTGCTAATGGCGTTCCGGTTGTTAGTGTAAATCGTGTTGGTTTCGAACAAGAAGGTGCTATGAAATTTTGGGGCGGAAGTTTTGCTACAAATGCGCAAGGCAAACTGCTTTATTTGGCATCACATGATAACGAAGAAACAGAAGTTGTTGAGTTAGATTTAGATCAAAGCGATTTCATGCGCAAGCATTGGCCGTTTTTAAGAGATCGAAGAATTGATTCTTATCAGCCAATTACAAAACGATATATTGATGGGGATTAA
- a CDS encoding DUF481 domain-containing protein, translating to MKIIGMMLLTIAMWLNAKAQFSDSTNYHFLLSSSGSINRTNSDRAYLLNNAINFGLKKNDIELNSSTSWLYGKQNKSLSNNDFSSALNFNLHKTFPHFYYWGLLNYNTSYSLNLRNQLLTGAGIAYNIIDRKNAYLNVSNGVLFDQSSLIAAESYHTFRNSLRIQYHFAIKELITIDGNNFLQNSYARKGDYIIRSSTVLGLKIRKWISLTTALNFNKLNITRSENLNLTYGISLDKYF from the coding sequence ATGAAAATTATTGGAATGATGCTCTTAACCATCGCCATGTGGCTTAACGCTAAAGCACAATTTAGCGATAGTACAAACTATCATTTTTTACTTTCCTCAAGCGGATCTATAAATCGCACCAATAGTGATAGAGCATATTTGCTCAATAATGCGATAAATTTTGGGTTGAAAAAAAACGATATTGAGTTAAATTCTTCTACAAGCTGGCTTTACGGAAAACAGAATAAATCGCTTAGTAATAATGATTTTTCTTCGGCACTAAATTTTAACCTGCATAAAACTTTTCCTCATTTTTATTATTGGGGCTTATTAAATTACAACACAAGTTATTCTTTAAATCTTCGAAATCAGTTATTAACCGGAGCTGGAATTGCGTACAACATTATCGATAGGAAAAATGCTTATTTAAATGTTAGTAACGGTGTATTATTTGATCAGAGTAGTTTAATTGCAGCAGAAAGCTACCATACTTTTCGAAACTCGCTTCGAATACAATACCATTTCGCAATTAAGGAATTGATTACAATAGATGGAAATAATTTTTTGCAAAATTCATACGCTAGAAAAGGAGATTATATTATCAGATCAAGCACTGTACTTGGGTTAAAAATTCGAAAATGGATTAGTTTAACAACAGCGCTCAATTTTAATAAACTTAACATTACGCGTAGCGAAAATCTTAATTTAACCTACGGGATTTCCTTAGATAAATATTTTTGA
- a CDS encoding glycosyltransferase family 2 protein, which translates to MKIKKISVVIPTFKRLHLLLNCLNALENQTLPAEDFEVIVVNDGPDFFTETEIKKQTQSLSFKFTFLYTDVKKGPAAARNLGWLSANYELIAFTDDDCLPDENWLKAFLEFYNGQPLIAYTGKTIVPINKYPTDFELNTSRLEQAEFITANCACSKQALIAIGGFDERFSLAWREDSDLAFRLVDSRIPIYHNHLAVVVHPVRKAPWGVSLKEQRKGMFDVLLYKKNPQLYESKIGINSLTNYYFIVGFCLLACIGGLLRFKTFYQICSVLTLIPVSHFAYKRLQYTSRTPIHIAEMVVTSLIIPFISVYWRIYGMIKFKKLLF; encoded by the coding sequence ATGAAGATAAAAAAGATATCGGTCGTTATTCCAACCTTCAAAAGGTTGCACCTTTTGCTTAATTGTTTAAATGCATTAGAAAATCAGACACTACCAGCAGAAGATTTTGAAGTAATTGTGGTTAATGATGGGCCGGATTTCTTTACTGAGACTGAAATTAAAAAACAGACACAAAGCTTATCTTTCAAATTCACTTTTTTATATACAGATGTAAAAAAAGGTCCGGCGGCTGCCCGTAATTTAGGATGGTTGAGTGCAAATTATGAGTTAATTGCTTTTACTGACGATGATTGCCTACCAGATGAAAATTGGCTAAAAGCATTTTTAGAATTTTATAATGGGCAACCGCTAATTGCGTATACTGGCAAAACAATAGTTCCCATAAATAAATACCCAACTGATTTTGAATTAAATACATCGAGATTAGAACAGGCTGAATTTATAACGGCTAATTGCGCATGTTCAAAACAAGCGTTAATTGCAATTGGCGGTTTTGATGAGCGATTTTCTTTAGCCTGGAGAGAAGATTCTGATCTGGCTTTTAGACTTGTTGATTCCAGAATTCCAATTTACCATAATCATTTGGCCGTAGTAGTGCATCCCGTTAGGAAAGCTCCTTGGGGTGTGAGTTTGAAAGAACAGCGTAAGGGAATGTTTGATGTGCTGCTGTATAAAAAGAATCCTCAGCTTTACGAAAGTAAAATCGGCATAAATTCCCTTACAAATTATTATTTCATTGTTGGGTTTTGCCTACTTGCATGCATTGGTGGCTTATTAAGATTTAAAACTTTTTATCAAATTTGTTCGGTTTTAACATTAATTCCAGTTTCTCATTTTGCCTATAAAAGATTACAATATACGAGTAGAACACCAATTCACATTGCTGAAATGGTGGTTACATCCTTAATAATTCCCTTTATTTCCGTTTATTGGAGGATTTATGGCATGATAAAATTCAAAAAATTATTATTCTAA
- the rlmF gene encoding 23S rRNA (adenine(1618)-N(6))-methyltransferase RlmF produces the protein MTPQKENNRSEKSELHPRNKHRSRYNFKQLISASKELKNYVYKNEHNEDSVDFADQSAVKALNKSLLKYFYNISQWDIPKDSLCPPIPGRADYIHYVADLLGSSNKGKIPKGNKINVLDIGVGSNCIYPIIGHQEYGWNFVGSDIDPLSIDSAKRIIDANKPLQGAVEVRLQNSKMGIFRGIVGAKERFDVTICNPPFHSSLKEAEQGTRQKWRNLGTEKEMKHVLNFGGNKAELWCPGGERAFIEQMIVQSAQISDQCLWFTSLVSKSANLKSIYSALVNAKAFEVTTVQMSQGQKISRFVAWTFHDEEAQAEWTKKWKVETPKPEVKAD, from the coding sequence TTGACACCACAAAAAGAAAATAACCGCTCAGAAAAGAGCGAGTTACACCCACGCAATAAACATCGTTCGCGTTACAATTTCAAACAACTTATTTCTGCTTCCAAAGAATTAAAAAATTATGTTTACAAAAATGAACATAACGAAGATTCTGTTGATTTTGCTGATCAAAGTGCTGTAAAAGCACTTAATAAGTCGTTGTTAAAGTATTTTTATAATATTTCTCAATGGGATATTCCTAAAGATTCTCTTTGTCCGCCGATACCAGGCAGGGCAGATTACATACATTACGTTGCCGATCTGTTAGGTTCGAGCAATAAAGGTAAAATTCCAAAAGGAAATAAGATTAATGTACTTGATATTGGTGTAGGTTCTAACTGTATTTATCCAATAATCGGTCATCAGGAATACGGGTGGAACTTTGTTGGTTCTGATATTGATCCACTTTCCATTGATTCTGCAAAACGTATTATCGATGCAAATAAGCCTTTACAAGGAGCGGTAGAAGTGCGTTTGCAAAACTCTAAAATGGGTATTTTTAGAGGAATTGTTGGTGCGAAAGAACGTTTCGATGTCACGATTTGTAACCCACCCTTTCATTCTTCTTTGAAAGAAGCAGAGCAAGGAACCCGTCAAAAATGGCGCAATTTGGGTACTGAAAAAGAAATGAAACACGTATTAAATTTCGGTGGAAATAAAGCTGAGCTTTGGTGCCCAGGTGGCGAACGTGCTTTTATTGAGCAAATGATTGTCCAGAGCGCTCAAATTTCTGATCAATGTTTATGGTTTACTTCATTGGTTTCTAAAAGTGCAAATTTAAAAAGCATTTATAGCGCCTTGGTTAATGCAAAAGCCTTCGAGGTTACTACCGTCCAAATGTCTCAAGGACAAAAAATTAGCCGATTTGTTGCATGGACATTTCATGATGAAGAGGCTCAAGCAGAATGGACAAAAAAATGGAAAGTTGAAACACCAAAACCTGAAGTTAAAGCAGATTAA
- a CDS encoding YihY/virulence factor BrkB family protein, producing the protein MKSKEKLSFKGIWNVIKASFTGFGEHKVTKISGSLAYYTVFSMAPLLIVIISLCGLFLEKDAAEGKVFYELKGFLGADTAATLQDMIKKAAIGDKGTVAFIIGIATLLVGATSIFADIQDSINTIWGIKPKPKRAWLKMLQNRFLSFSVIISLGFLLLVSLGVTAVLDGFSDRLQARFADVSVILFYILNTIITLGVVSAIFAVIFKVLPDANIKWKDVMSGAIVTAILFMIGKFGISFYIGTSNVGSTYGAAGSLVVILLWTYYSSIILYFGAEFTKAYAVAYGSEIHPNHYAVTMKEVEVEQGNSSIQETEKSKS; encoded by the coding sequence ATGAAGAGTAAAGAAAAACTATCATTTAAAGGAATTTGGAATGTTATAAAAGCTTCATTTACAGGCTTTGGTGAACATAAAGTAACTAAAATTAGCGGTTCATTAGCTTATTACACTGTATTTTCAATGGCTCCATTATTAATAGTTATTATATCACTTTGTGGTTTGTTTTTGGAAAAAGATGCTGCAGAAGGGAAAGTTTTTTATGAATTGAAAGGTTTTTTGGGAGCTGATACCGCGGCAACACTTCAAGATATGATTAAAAAAGCAGCTATCGGAGATAAAGGTACAGTTGCTTTTATTATCGGGATTGCAACCCTTTTAGTCGGTGCCACTAGTATTTTTGCTGATATACAAGATTCAATTAATACCATTTGGGGTATTAAACCGAAACCAAAAAGGGCTTGGTTAAAAATGCTCCAAAATAGGTTTCTTTCTTTTTCCGTAATTATTAGTTTGGGTTTTTTACTTTTAGTTTCACTTGGTGTTACAGCTGTGCTAGATGGTTTTAGCGATCGATTACAAGCTCGTTTTGCAGATGTTTCAGTAATATTATTCTATATTCTTAATACAATTATTACACTAGGTGTAGTTTCGGCAATATTTGCGGTAATTTTTAAGGTTTTGCCTGATGCAAATATTAAATGGAAAGATGTAATGTCTGGGGCGATTGTAACCGCAATCCTATTTATGATTGGGAAATTTGGTATTTCATTTTACATTGGCACAAGTAATGTTGGCAGTACTTACGGGGCCGCGGGCTCGTTAGTTGTAATTTTATTATGGACTTATTATTCATCCATCATATTGTATTTTGGAGCAGAGTTTACCAAAGCTTATGCTGTTGCTTATGGATCAGAAATACATCCAAATCATTATGCGGTTACCATGAAAGAGGTTGAGGTAGAGCAAGGCAATAGCTCCATACAAGAAACAGAAAAATCCAAATCGTAA
- the sucD gene encoding succinate--CoA ligase subunit alpha, giving the protein MSVLVNKDSKVIVQGFTGNEGTYHAEQMLAYGTNVVGGVTPGKGGQSHLDKPVFNTVKDAVDQTGANVSIIFVPPAFAADAIMEAAEGGIKVIVCITEGIPTKDMIQVKEYISDLDVTLIGPNCPGVITADEAKIGIMPGFIFKKGHVGVVSKSGTLTYEAVDQVVKAGLGITTAIGIGGDPIIGTTTKQAVELLMNDPDTHGIIMIGEIGGGMEAEAARWIKENGTKPVVGFIAGQTAPAGRRMGHAGAIVGGADDTAAAKMKIMRECGIRVVESPAEIGAAMAEELAK; this is encoded by the coding sequence ATGAGCGTTTTAGTAAATAAAGATTCTAAGGTTATCGTTCAGGGTTTTACCGGAAACGAAGGAACTTACCATGCTGAGCAGATGCTTGCATATGGTACAAACGTAGTTGGTGGTGTTACGCCTGGCAAAGGTGGGCAATCGCATTTAGATAAGCCTGTTTTTAATACTGTTAAAGATGCCGTTGATCAAACGGGAGCAAATGTATCTATAATTTTTGTGCCACCGGCTTTTGCTGCTGATGCAATTATGGAAGCTGCCGAAGGTGGTATTAAAGTTATTGTTTGTATAACTGAAGGTATCCCAACAAAAGATATGATTCAGGTTAAAGAATACATTTCAGATCTAGATGTTACTTTAATTGGTCCAAATTGCCCTGGAGTAATTACTGCTGATGAAGCTAAAATTGGTATTATGCCTGGTTTTATCTTCAAAAAAGGTCATGTTGGTGTAGTTTCTAAATCCGGAACATTAACTTACGAAGCTGTAGATCAGGTTGTTAAAGCTGGTTTAGGTATAACAACTGCAATTGGTATTGGTGGTGATCCAATTATTGGAACAACTACAAAGCAAGCTGTAGAATTATTAATGAACGATCCAGATACTCACGGTATCATCATGATTGGTGAAATTGGTGGTGGCATGGAAGCTGAAGCTGCTCGTTGGATTAAAGAAAATGGTACAAAACCTGTTGTAGGTTTCATCGCTGGTCAAACTGCACCTGCCGGACGTAGAATGGGCCATGCTGGTGCAATTGTTGGTGGTGCTGATGATACAGCAGCTGCAAAGATGAAAATTATGCGTGAGTGTGGAATTCGTGTTGTAGAAAGTCCAGCTGAAATTGGTGCTGCAATGGCAGAAGAATTAGCAAAATAA
- a CDS encoding YtxH domain-containing protein, translating to MKDSSKIVIALFAGVAAGAALGILFAPEPGEDTRDNLSRSIKKITDKVKDFADNELSKFNEAKENVTEQVKEKFESKKEEFEGKISDQNA from the coding sequence ATGAAAGACAGTTCAAAAATTGTAATTGCATTATTTGCAGGCGTAGCGGCAGGAGCAGCTTTGGGTATTTTATTTGCTCCTGAACCTGGAGAGGATACGAGAGATAATTTATCTCGATCAATTAAGAAAATAACTGATAAGGTGAAAGACTTTGCAGACAACGAATTGAGCAAATTTAATGAAGCGAAGGAGAATGTAACTGAGCAGGTTAAAGAAAAATTCGAAAGCAAAAAGGAAGAATTTGAAGGTAAGATTTCAGATCAAAATGCATAA
- a CDS encoding DUF72 domain-containing protein, with the protein MLDLGKKGNLYLGTSGLILPVRNKSFYPEQFKEKSRLHYYSSLTNSIEINSSFYKIPMGNTVAKWATEVGDDFNFSFKLAKEITHSKNLIFDSQVLSKALQVIESVKEKKGCLLVQFPGSFRSHQLPQLEILVQSILNFIGRGWDIAIEFRHISWYNENVYDFLNLHKVGIVLQDKPPAITPMVELEANFIYLRFHGPNGNYRDSYSEDFLFEYAEYIKDWLDEGKNVYAYFNNTIGEAFNNLQTLRLAVGS; encoded by the coding sequence ATGCTTGATTTAGGAAAAAAAGGTAATTTATATTTAGGTACAAGTGGCTTAATCTTGCCTGTTCGAAATAAAAGTTTTTATCCAGAGCAATTTAAAGAAAAAAGTAGGCTCCATTATTATTCATCTCTAACCAATAGCATTGAAATTAATAGTTCATTCTACAAAATCCCAATGGGAAATACGGTTGCAAAATGGGCGACAGAAGTGGGCGATGATTTTAATTTCAGTTTTAAGCTTGCTAAAGAAATTACACATAGCAAAAATTTAATTTTTGATTCTCAGGTGCTTTCAAAAGCCTTACAGGTTATCGAATCTGTTAAAGAAAAAAAAGGTTGCCTGCTCGTTCAATTTCCAGGTAGTTTTCGTTCTCATCAATTACCACAATTAGAAATACTTGTTCAATCTATTTTAAATTTTATAGGGCGAGGATGGGATATTGCAATAGAATTCAGACATATATCTTGGTACAACGAAAACGTTTATGATTTTCTTAATCTTCACAAAGTAGGAATTGTGCTTCAAGATAAACCACCTGCAATTACGCCGATGGTTGAACTTGAGGCAAATTTCATATATCTCCGTTTCCATGGTCCTAATGGAAATTATCGAGATAGTTACAGCGAAGATTTTTTGTTTGAATATGCAGAATATATAAAGGATTGGCTTGATGAGGGAAAAAACGTTTATGCCTATTTTAACAATACCATTGGCGAGGCTTTTAACAATCTTCAAACTTTAAGGCTCGCTGTCGGCTCATAA
- a CDS encoding carbamoyltransferase family protein, giving the protein MYTLGINAVFHDSSACIIKDGQLLAAAEDERFTHIKHGKRPIPFNTYEIPFHAIDYCLKTAGIHLKDVDHIAYSFDPYLIIDKENANDAYCEIPFVPQADSNTHQDKNPWENLFISAILHAPAQLADGWPHHLQNRFHGSKVTDWEWHFVNHHTAHAASAFFPSPYHNAAILTLDGRGETSSTTYSIGNGTEMKKISEVPLPHSLGLLYERITTHLGFLHSSDEYKVMALASYGNPVFANDFREIINVKENGNYTIENENLIERFGPTRLKDEPFTSFHFDLARSLQFVLEETVLKLVDWLYEETKQTNLVMAGGVALNCVLNARIRDLSKFENVWVQPAAGDSGTALGAAMFVDINERNVTEKEFVMDHAYWGPAYSDQEIERFLKWAKVPYRKMENVAEETAQLLAENQIIGWFQGRMEFGPRALGSRSILASPIDPGMQSRLNEVKDREDFRPVAPVVLQEDAHLWFKNAKESPYMLFIYDVLDEKADQIPAVKHTDGTARIQTINQQQHPEYYQLIKAFKEITGVPVLVNTSFNTLGKPIVCTPRDAIECFWTSPFDSLIIGSYLITKHEDKKDIGRYSNLQKVAPFA; this is encoded by the coding sequence ATGTATACACTCGGTATTAATGCAGTTTTTCATGATTCATCAGCTTGTATTATTAAAGATGGCCAACTTTTAGCAGCAGCAGAAGATGAACGTTTTACTCACATTAAACACGGAAAACGTCCAATTCCATTTAATACTTACGAAATTCCGTTTCATGCTATAGATTATTGCTTAAAAACTGCAGGCATTCACCTAAAAGACGTGGATCATATTGCTTACTCTTTTGATCCTTATTTAATTATTGATAAGGAAAATGCCAATGATGCTTATTGCGAAATACCGTTTGTTCCACAAGCCGATTCAAATACCCATCAAGATAAAAATCCATGGGAAAATCTATTTATATCGGCTATTTTACATGCGCCTGCTCAACTTGCTGATGGCTGGCCTCATCACCTTCAAAATCGATTTCATGGATCAAAAGTAACGGATTGGGAATGGCATTTTGTAAACCACCATACGGCACATGCAGCCAGTGCATTTTTCCCTTCTCCATACCATAATGCTGCAATTTTAACCTTAGATGGACGAGGAGAAACTTCATCTACAACCTATAGCATAGGTAATGGAACGGAAATGAAAAAAATTAGCGAGGTGCCACTTCCTCATTCCTTAGGACTACTTTATGAAAGAATTACCACACATTTAGGTTTCTTGCATTCATCTGATGAATATAAAGTAATGGCATTAGCATCATATGGAAACCCAGTTTTCGCAAATGATTTTCGGGAAATTATCAATGTTAAAGAAAATGGTAATTATACCATTGAGAACGAAAATTTGATTGAACGTTTTGGTCCAACTCGTTTAAAAGATGAGCCTTTTACGTCCTTCCATTTTGATTTGGCGAGGTCGCTACAATTTGTACTTGAAGAAACTGTTTTGAAACTTGTAGACTGGCTTTATGAAGAAACAAAGCAAACCAATTTAGTAATGGCTGGAGGTGTTGCGCTTAATTGTGTGCTAAATGCTAGAATTAGAGATTTAAGTAAGTTCGAAAATGTTTGGGTGCAACCTGCAGCTGGTGATTCTGGTACCGCTTTAGGTGCGGCTATGTTTGTTGATATAAATGAGCGTAATGTGACTGAAAAAGAATTTGTAATGGATCATGCTTATTGGGGACCCGCTTATAGTGATCAGGAAATTGAGCGTTTTCTAAAATGGGCAAAAGTTCCTTATCGGAAAATGGAAAATGTTGCGGAAGAAACTGCACAATTGCTTGCAGAAAATCAAATTATAGGCTGGTTTCAAGGACGAATGGAATTTGGACCTCGAGCTTTAGGAAGCCGATCTATTCTTGCTTCCCCAATTGACCCAGGTATGCAAAGTAGGCTTAACGAAGTAAAAGATAGAGAAGATTTTCGTCCTGTGGCGCCTGTAGTATTGCAAGAAGATGCTCATTTATGGTTTAAAAACGCAAAGGAGTCGCCTTATATGCTATTTATTTATGATGTTTTGGATGAAAAGGCAGATCAAATTCCGGCAGTAAAACATACGGATGGAACAGCTAGAATTCAAACCATAAACCAACAACAGCACCCGGAATATTATCAATTAATTAAAGCTTTCAAGGAAATAACTGGTGTTCCGGTTTTGGTTAATACCTCATTTAACACCCTTGGAAAACCAATCGTTTGTACGCCACGAGACGCTATTGAATGTTTTTGGACTTCACCATTTGATTCTCTTATCATCGGCTCCTATTTAATTACCAAACATGAAGATAAAAAAGATATCGGTCGTTATTCCAACCTTCAAAAGGTTGCACCTTTTGCTTAA
- a CDS encoding agmatine deiminase family protein, which translates to MSNFPPRAALNINQFDYSPKQQGYTFPAEWAKHEATWLSWPHKEASWPDKIETIYNPYCQFIKIVAEGEKVRINVKDEEMKAFAISELKKVDADLAQIEFYFNETNDAWCRDHGPAFLLKGNEKAVIDWGYNAWGGKYPPFDLDDVVPTKIANHFNLPLFTPDIVMEGGSVEFNGAGTILTTTACLLNENRNPHLTKEQIEKYLLEYYGQEQVLWLGDGIVGDDTDGHIDDITRFVNEDTVLTVVESNPLDENYILLQENLAALKLMKLKDGRPLKIVQLPMPSPVIHEDTRLPASYANFYIANAAVIVPIFDDVNDQSALEIIQNCFPNRKVVGINSVDIIWGLGSFHCLSQQEPVV; encoded by the coding sequence ATGTCAAATTTCCCTCCTAGAGCAGCATTAAATATAAATCAATTCGATTATTCTCCAAAGCAACAAGGTTATACCTTTCCAGCTGAATGGGCGAAACACGAGGCGACTTGGTTGAGCTGGCCACATAAAGAAGCATCCTGGCCAGATAAAATTGAAACTATTTACAATCCTTACTGTCAATTTATAAAAATAGTTGCAGAAGGTGAAAAGGTTCGCATTAACGTTAAAGATGAAGAAATGAAAGCTTTTGCTATTTCCGAATTAAAGAAAGTTGATGCTGATTTAGCTCAAATAGAATTTTATTTTAATGAAACTAATGATGCCTGGTGCCGCGACCATGGTCCTGCATTTTTACTTAAAGGAAATGAGAAAGCAGTAATTGATTGGGGTTACAATGCATGGGGTGGAAAATATCCTCCATTTGATTTGGATGACGTGGTACCAACTAAAATTGCAAATCATTTTAATTTACCATTATTCACTCCTGATATCGTAATGGAAGGCGGTTCGGTTGAATTTAATGGAGCTGGTACAATTTTAACCACTACGGCGTGTTTGTTAAACGAAAATCGTAATCCACATTTAACAAAAGAGCAAATTGAAAAATACTTGCTCGAGTATTACGGACAAGAGCAAGTTTTATGGCTGGGTGATGGAATTGTTGGTGATGATACTGATGGACATATTGATGATATCACTCGATTTGTAAATGAGGACACCGTTTTAACAGTTGTAGAAAGCAATCCGCTTGATGAAAATTATATTTTATTACAAGAGAATTTAGCGGCTTTAAAATTAATGAAGCTGAAAGATGGAAGGCCATTAAAAATTGTTCAGTTACCGATGCCATCTCCGGTTATTCATGAAGATACTCGTTTGCCGGCATCTTATGCAAACTTTTATATAGCCAACGCAGCTGTAATTGTTCCGATTTTCGATGATGTGAACGATCAGAGCGCTTTAGAAATCATCCAAAACTGTTTCCCAAATCGGAAAGTTGTGGGGATTAATTCAGTTGATATTATTTGGGGATTGGGAAGTTTTCATTGTTTGAGTCAGCAGGAACCAGTTGTTTAA
- a CDS encoding DUF3606 domain-containing protein, which produces MDYKSIIKSTDKETIDINENFDVENWSERFGVSGDKLKQAVDTVGPFAEEVEKYLNSN; this is translated from the coding sequence ATGGATTACAAAAGCATAATTAAAAGCACCGATAAAGAAACAATTGATATTAATGAAAATTTTGATGTTGAAAACTGGTCAGAGAGATTTGGTGTATCAGGCGACAAGTTAAAACAGGCTGTAGATACCGTAGGACCATTTGCTGAAGAAGTTGAAAAGTATTTGAATAGCAATTAG